The window TTTGTGTTGCTGTAATGACTGGCTTTCCTAGTGCATTACACTTATTAATCAATTGCTTTTGAACAAGAGGCACTTCTTCTGCAGGAATTTCAACACCCAAATCCCCACGTGCAACCATTAATCCGTCTGAAACCATTAAGATTTCATCAATATGGTCAACACCCTCTTGATTTTCAATTTTTGGAATGATATTGATATGAACACCATGATTTTCTTCAAGTAATCGGCGAATCTCTAAAACATCTGTTGCTCTGCGAACAAAAGATGCGGCAATAAAGTCGACATTTTGTTCTATTCCAAATAAGATATCTTGAGTATCTTTATCGGTGATACCTGGAAGATTGACACGAACTCCTGGAACGTTAACGCCTTTTTTATTCTTAAGTGTGCCACCATTTAATACTTTAGTGGTGATTTCACCGATTTCTTTATTTACTTCTAGTACTTGAAGACCAATCAAACCATCATCTAACAGAATGGTTGAACCTGGAAAAACGTCTTCAATTAACCCTGGATAAGTAATTGAAAATTTTTCTACGGTCCCCAATACTTCAGACATCGAAATCTTCACTTCTTGACCAGATGTTAAATCAATTGCTCCATTCTCCATGTTGTTCGTACGAATCTCAGGTCCTTTTGTATCTAATAAAATGGCAATAGTTTTTCCCGTCATTGCAGCTGCTTCGCGAATATTTTTAATTCTTTCGCCGTGTTCTTCGTGGTCCCCATGTGAAAAGTTCAATCGGGCCACGTTCATACCTGCCTCAATTAATTGAGTGAGCTTTTCAACACTTTCACTTGCTGGGCCAATCGTACAAACAATTTTCGTTTTACGCATATTGAAATCCTCCTTCTAGAAATAATCCCTTAAATAGAAAGCTCTTTTGATAGTTTTGCCAATTCAAAATCCACTGAATGTTTTCGAGATAAAGCTTCGATAATGTCGTAATCAACTAAACGATTACCTTCCATACCAACTGCTCGTCCGCCCTTATTATTAATTAATAATTCCACAGCGTGTGCGCTTAATCTGCTTGCTAACACCCGATCAGCTGCCGTTGGTGAGCCGCCACGTTGCATATGCCCTAATACAGAAACACGAACATCAGCATTTGTCGCTTCCTTAATTTTCTTACCTAAATCAACTCCACTACCTACACCTTCTGCAATGACAATTATACTATGTTTCTTGCCACGCTCAGAACCTTTCTTCAACCGATCTACGATTTCATCCATGTTGTATTTCTCTTCTGGAATAAGAATTGTTTCAGCTCCGCCCGCTAATCCAGACCAAAGCGCGATATCACCTGCATCTCGGCCCATAACTTCAATAATAAATGTTCTTTCATGCGAAGTTGCTGTATCACGAATCTTATCAATTGCATCGATGACTGTATTTAAAGCTGTATCAAAACCAATGGTTACCTCAGTACCTGGAATATCGTTATCAATTGTACCTGGTACACCTACACAAGGAAATCCTTGTTCTGTTAAAGCTTTGGCACCTCGATAAGATCCATCCCCTCCAATTACTACCAAGCCATCAATTCCATGGGCTTTTAATTGCTCGATGCCCTTTTGTTGACCTTCTTTTGTTTTAAACTCTTCACACCGCGCAGAATATAGCATTGTTCCACCACGATGGATAATATCCCCAACGGAGCCTAATTCGAGTTTTTGAATGTTGCCACTAATTAATCCTGCATAGCCACCATAAATTCCATATACCTCTAATTCGTGGTAAATTGCTTTCCGAACTACTGCACGAACTGCAGCATTCATGCCTGGAGCATCTCCACCACTAGTTAAAACGCCAATTCTTTTCATGTTGACACCACCTAATTAAATTTAAGAAAAAGTATGTAATAACCCATAAAAGCCTTTAAAAAAGTTGACTCTCTTATTATGAACATTATCCTTAGGAATATTTCTAAAATAACATGAAGAAAGACGTATAACAACTAATCATCGACTTATTTTTTATAGACGGAATTATTCGGAAAATGCAACCGCTTCACTTGAAAAACGATACCCATTTCTAGGATTTTTCTTACAGATTCCTCAAACATATACTACATAGATATAGAAAACCCGTGACTGTTATATAGCAGCCACGGGACTACGTTCTTATTTCACGACACTTAACTCTGATGAAAATGTGTATGCGCCGATTTTCTTGAATTTTTCATAGCGATCGTCAACAAGTTCCTCTTTTGAGAGCTTGAGTAATTCTTTCAAAGAGGTAAGGATCATCTTATCAATTTCTTCGGCTTGCATTTTAGTATCTTTGTGCGCTCCACCTTTAATCTCGGGAATAATCTCATCTATGATTCCCAACTCTTTCAAATCTGGAGCTGTAATTTTCATTGTTTCGGCGGCTTTTTTTGCAAGAGACGCATCCCGCCATAAGATCGAGGCTGCCCCTTCAGGAGAAATAACAGAGTAGGTTGAGTTTTCCAGCATAAAGAGGCGATTTCCGACGCCTAAAGCCAGTGCACCACCACTCCCACCTTCTCCTATGACTATACAAATTACAGGAACCTTTAGACTTGCCATTTCAAACAAATTTCTGGCAATTGCTTCGCTTTGTCCCCGTTCTTCTGCCGCTTTTCCTGGATATGCCCCTTTAGTATCGATAAAACAAACGATTGGGCGACGAAACTTCTCGGCTTGTTTCATCAACCTTAATGCTTTTCTATATCCTTCAGGATGAGGCATGCCGAAGTTTCTTCGGATATTTTCCTTTGTATCTCTTCCACGTTGGTGACCAATCACTGTAAGTGGCAAACCGTGAAACTTGGCGATCCCGCCAACAATGGCTTCATCATCTCTAAACGTTCTATCCCCGTGCCATTCAATAAAGTCAGTAAAAAGATGAGGGATATAGTCTAACGTTGTTGGTCTGTTCTGAAGTCGGGCTAACTGAACACGATCCCATGGTTTCATATTTTCATATATGTCTTTTTCTAGCTTTTCAAGCCTAATTTCAAGTTTAGCTATTTCTGATGATAAATCTACATCAGCTTTTACTGTGAACTCTTTCAACTCAGTAATTTTTTTCCTAAGCTCAATGACCGGGCGCTCAAATTCTAATTCTCCTACCATTGAAGCTCACCTCCCGGTTGGTGAATGTCAAGAATGGTTGTGATCTTTTCCCTTAATTCCTGTCTTGTAATAACTGCATCTAATTGACCACACTTTAAAAGGAATTCAGCGGTTTGAAAATCATCCGGAAGCTCTTCTCTAATCGTTTGCTCAATAATTCGGCGACCTGCAAAACCAATTAATGCCCCTGGTTCAGCAAGATTAATATCACCAAGAGAAGCGAAGCTTGCTGAAACTCCACCAGTCGTTGGATGAGTCATGATTGAAATAATCAACCCACCATGATCACTAAACCTTTTTAAAGCAACACTTGTCTTGGCCATTTGCATCAAACTTAAAGCACCTTCTTGCATTCTTGCCCCGCCTGATGCAGTAAAAATGATAAACGGAACGGATAACTCATCGGCTTTTTCAATTGCTCGGGTTATTTTTTCTCCAACAACAGACCCCATACTCCCCATTCGAAAGGTAGAGTCCATAATCGCAACTACCACTGTAAAATCGTTTACTTTGCCGACTCCAGTTACAACTGCCTCATTTAAGCCTGTTCTTGCATGATCGCTTTCCAGTTTTTCCAGATAATCAGGAAACTGCAGTGGATTAGTTGAAATCATATTTTGGTTGATTTCCACAAAACTTCCCTCATCAAGAAAACTCTCCATACGTTCGTTAGAATTCATTGGATGATGGAATCCGCAATGTAAGCAAACCTTTAAATTTTTTACAAATTCTTTTGTATACATATTTTTTTTGCAATTTGGACATTTCGTCATGATTCCTTCAGGTACATCCTGATTTGCTGTTTCTGAAGGAACAGTAGCATATTTCTTCTTTTTTGACTTTGTAAAAAGTTCTTTAAGCAAGGTGGAACCTCCCTTGTTGGTACGCTAAAAATTAAGCAGGTAACAACATATCATTATTATCCCAATCCATTGGGATTGTCTAAGTGGCCAGACCACTCACATAAAATATTCTGCTTGTCTATCCATTATATGAGAGTGTCTATTATAAATCTGTAGGATTATGTCGTTAGTATCCCGACAATTTTCGTAGTTCGCTATATACGGAAATGATTGCTAATTGATCTTTAGCAATCAAGGCTTCCACAAGAGCAGAATAATAAGTTGTTGGAATAGGCTTCTCATGTGACGGCAATGAATTGTAGTATTCTTTTAAAATTAACCAGATTCTTAATAATAACCGATTTTCGGATAATTTAACAATGTTTAAAAAATACTCATCATCAGAAAAAGGGTTATTTTGGACCCAATTGTAAAAAATATTTAACTTTTCATCATTATTTCTTTGAACTATAAGTAGTAAACTGTCTAATTCAATTAAATATTTCGTTTCTGGCACATCTTTTTTAGCTTGCTTATCTTGAAGAACAAATGTACTCAGTAATTCTACAAGTTGATGGCCACGAAAGTCTCGGATAAACGTTCCTTCTCCTCGTCTTGTTTCGATTAAACCTAAAAGTTCTAACGAGCGAAGTGCCTCTCTAACAGAAGAGCGCCCTACATTTAGGCGCTCTGTCAGTTCCCTTTCTGAGGGAAGTTTATCTCCAGACTTAAGATTGTCTGATTCAATCATCATTCTCAATTGTTTGACTATCTCTAGATAAACCTTTGAATTCTGTGATGTATTCAAATTTATGTCACTCACTTTTTCCGATACTAGCAAGCTTCCTCGTTTTTTCCTTGATCTCCTCAATATCAACTTTCAACCTAGCAACCCCAGTTTCCATTGCAGCTTTGGCAACTGCAGCAGCTACAGCTGGAGCAACACGGGGATCAAAAGGACCAGGGATTACATAGTTTGCATTCAGCTCTTCTTCACTAACTAGGCTGGCAATAGCATTTACGGCAGCCACTTTCATCTCTTCATTGATGTGGGTGGCACGAACATCTAATGCACCGCGGAAAATACCCGGAAACGCAAGTACGTTATTTACCTGGTTTGGAAAATCTGACCGTCCTGTCCCAACAACCATTGCCCCTGCTTCTGTCGCAACGGCAGGCATAATTTCAGGGTTTGGATTAGCCATCGCAAAAATAATTGGATTTTCATTCATTGATCTAACCATGTCAGCTGTTAGTGCACCTGCAGCGGAAACACCAACAAATACATCC of the Bacillus sp. 1NLA3E genome contains:
- the pfkA gene encoding 6-phosphofructokinase: MKRIGVLTSGGDAPGMNAAVRAVVRKAIYHELEVYGIYGGYAGLISGNIQKLELGSVGDIIHRGGTMLYSARCEEFKTKEGQQKGIEQLKAHGIDGLVVIGGDGSYRGAKALTEQGFPCVGVPGTIDNDIPGTEVTIGFDTALNTVIDAIDKIRDTATSHERTFIIEVMGRDAGDIALWSGLAGGAETILIPEEKYNMDEIVDRLKKGSERGKKHSIIVIAEGVGSGVDLGKKIKEATNADVRVSVLGHMQRGGSPTAADRVLASRLSAHAVELLINNKGGRAVGMEGNRLVDYDIIEALSRKHSVDFELAKLSKELSI
- the accA gene encoding acetyl-CoA carboxylase carboxyl transferase subunit alpha, with the protein product MVGELEFERPVIELRKKITELKEFTVKADVDLSSEIAKLEIRLEKLEKDIYENMKPWDRVQLARLQNRPTTLDYIPHLFTDFIEWHGDRTFRDDEAIVGGIAKFHGLPLTVIGHQRGRDTKENIRRNFGMPHPEGYRKALRLMKQAEKFRRPIVCFIDTKGAYPGKAAEERGQSEAIARNLFEMASLKVPVICIVIGEGGSGGALALGVGNRLFMLENSTYSVISPEGAASILWRDASLAKKAAETMKITAPDLKELGIIDEIIPEIKGGAHKDTKMQAEEIDKMILTSLKELLKLSKEELVDDRYEKFKKIGAYTFSSELSVVK
- the accD gene encoding acetyl-CoA carboxylase, carboxyltransferase subunit beta — protein: MLKELFTKSKKKKYATVPSETANQDVPEGIMTKCPNCKKNMYTKEFVKNLKVCLHCGFHHPMNSNERMESFLDEGSFVEINQNMISTNPLQFPDYLEKLESDHARTGLNEAVVTGVGKVNDFTVVVAIMDSTFRMGSMGSVVGEKITRAIEKADELSVPFIIFTASGGARMQEGALSLMQMAKTSVALKRFSDHGGLIISIMTHPTTGGVSASFASLGDINLAEPGALIGFAGRRIIEQTIREELPDDFQTAEFLLKCGQLDAVITRQELREKITTILDIHQPGGELQW
- a CDS encoding FadR/GntR family transcriptional regulator; amino-acid sequence: MIESDNLKSGDKLPSERELTERLNVGRSSVREALRSLELLGLIETRRGEGTFIRDFRGHQLVELLSTFVLQDKQAKKDVPETKYLIELDSLLLIVQRNNDEKLNIFYNWVQNNPFSDDEYFLNIVKLSENRLLLRIWLILKEYYNSLPSHEKPIPTTYYSALVEALIAKDQLAIISVYSELRKLSGY